In Setaria italica strain Yugu1 chromosome I, Setaria_italica_v2.0, whole genome shotgun sequence, the genomic window CACCTTCTCTTTGGTTTGCTAATAATACCACGTCTCCCTCCTTATATCCCCCTCCCCACCCACCCTCGCGAGCTTgggttctctctctctcctcctaaACCACCAATCCTACCAATAAAGAAGAACCCGCGGCCTATTACCCCTTAGCTTCCAAGAACacaaataatccatttctaGCTAACCAGATAATAACCCAATCAGAGTATCCTAGAGAGAAGATatctatatatatttatatatatagcaCGAGAAACAAAGAATGGAGAGGCTCCGGTGGAGCCGCCCCGGctccctcctcgtcctcgcggCGGCGTTCCTGgcgtccgccgcggcgtcgAGCGCCACCAGCATCGCCGACTGGGACGAGCACTGGCAGAAGCGCCGGGAGCTGGCCGAGGCGTCGGCCCGGGAGGCGTACAAGCCCGACCCCTTCAACGTCACCAACAGCTTCAACGCCGCCGTGCACAGGTCCACCAGCCCGCGGCGCGAGAtgcgggagaagaagaagaagtccaACGGCCCGTGCCGCGCCACCAACCCCATCGACAAGTGCTGGCGCTGCCGCAAGAACTGGGCCACGGACCGGCAGCGCCTGGCCCGCTGCGCCAGGGGCTTCGGCCGCGCCGCTACCGGCGGGCTCGGCGGCAAGATCTACGTCGTCACCGACCCGACCGACGCCGACGTGGTGAACCCCCGCCCGGGGACGCTCCGGTGGGGCGCCATCCAGCCCGGCCCGCTCTGGATCATCTTCGCCAGGTCCATGATCATCCAGCTCTCGCAGGAGCTCCTCGTCAGCAGCGACAAGACCAtcgacggccgcggcgcgcaGGTCCACAtcgccaacggcggcggcatcaCCGTGCAGTTCGCGCGGAACGTCATCATCCACGGCCTCCACGTGCACGACGTGAAGCACACCGACGGCGGGCTGATGCGGGACTCGCCGACGCACATGGGGCCCCGGACCaaggccgacggcgacggcatcTCGCTGTTCGGCGCCACCGACGTGTGGATCGACCACATCTCCATGTCCAACTGCGAGGACGGGCTCATCGACGTCGTGCAGAGCTCCACGGGGGTCACCATCTCCAACTGCCACTTCACCAACCACAACGACGTGATGCTCTTCGGCGCCAGCGACTCGTACCCGCAGGACCAGGTGATGCAGATCACCGTCGCCTTCAACCACTTCGGCAGGGGGCTCGTGCAGCGGATGCCGCGCTGCCGGTGGGGCTTCTTCCACGTCGTCAACAACGACTACACGCACTGGCTCATGTACGCCATTGGAGGGAGCAACGCGCCTACCATCATCAGCCAGGGGAACAGGTACATCGCGCCGCCCAACATCGCCGCCAAGTTGATCACCAAGCACTACGCCGACGAGGGGGTGTGGAAGAACTGGGTGTGGCACACGGAGGACGACCTCTTCATGAACGGCGCCGTCTTCCAGCCCTCCGGCGGGGCGGTCCCCAGGAAGATCAACAAGAAGGAGTGGGTCAAGCCCAAGCCGGGATCCTACGTCACCAGGCTCACACGCTTCTCCGGCACCTTGTCCTGCATCCCCGGCAGAAAGTGCTGATCGCCGACTTTGCTCTGTGCTTCTTGCAACGAGGGGTATGTATCCTCATGGAAGAAAGCAAAAGGATCAATGCACTTAGAATGGAGGGTAGCCAGGCTATTTTGCTAACCATTTGCCTTAAAGTTTCTTTTCCAATTTTTTGTGGAATTGTTACAGCACAGTTTGATCATTTTCAGAGAACTAGTGATTGTTTTTGTTACAGAAGTGCTGTACAACATGAACCACTGTTGTTTGCGATTTTTTGAAATGAACATTTTACAcgtattttattttgtttagaaaaatattaaagggAGCTACTTCAGCTTACTTCACATTTCTTCAATTTCATTGTCTAAAATCCCATGGCCTTGAGTACCGACAAAACAAAAATCCTCATTGCCGGTACAGCGACATCAGAGAGCACAAGACCAAAAAAGGGGGTTCCTAGCCAAAATACCCAAAAGATCCAATCCAAAAGTCTTCATCTCCGAACTCTTGGATCATGTTTTTCTCTAGAAGCCTTCCTTCAATGCATAAACTCTGCTTCGGAAAGGTGGTGGCAATCTGTTGATTGCTACATCAATGTCCTGAAAACAGAGCAGACACAagatttagttttttttttgttggtgcAGATATTGACTTAGAGATAACAGAAGGCGATGCACATGCACGTGATGTGAAGCTGtttcaaacaaaacaaaaaaaactaggACAGCCAACTGGAAATTAAACATCTTAACTATGGGTACAATAAGGATAGAATGTCCaatttttaagttttttttttcaagtgcaAGTTCAGGTAGGCTAGAGAGAAAACCTATCAAGAGTATTTATATGAAAATGTAAATAATATCAGCAATAGTAGCAACAATAGTGAATAGACATGAAGAACAGAACAAATGTCATGCAGAGCCATAGCATTTCAGTAGACATAACAGAAGCTAGATATTTGCGCACCTCTGCAGTATACCGATTTGAAAAGTGATTTAGTAAAATAGCTTTGTTTTCAAGCTTGTCAGACAGACTCGCTATCTGCGCATATTGTCAAAAATATGGTTAAGGGTAATTAACTGATTACAACGTGAAATTTTGGAAATAAAACAATCAGAGTTGGAATTACCTCAGACAAGTGAGTGTGCCCCTTTTCTCTTGCATCCTCAATTGATTTGGAGTCATCAATATAAGTACTCTGAAAGTTATAGAGAACATTCAGTTGCTTAAGCATAGCAACAAATCAGAACTCaacagaaaaaagataaagCATTTGCAACAGGTTTTTAACAAAGGTTGCTACTGCTAATGCATTTAAATTTAGTCATATGTTACCAAACTTCCAAACAGAGCAAACACTGTTTCTGAAGCTGAACTATGCAAAAGCAACATATTTGTCGCGAAGTAATAACTGATAAGCCATACCTCAACCACTAGAATTTTCGCCTTCAACACATCTGCATTATCAGGATCAAGGATGAAATCCGACATTGTATCTCCCGTGAAAGCAATCTCAGGTGTCGACACTGTATTCGTAATCTGCAAGTTGTGAATTGGTCGACAGTTGCATACAAGATCAAAGATTTGTACTAGATTGAACTCAAAATTGATTTCAACGTCCAGCAAGCAAACAGACCTCAACTCCTGACTTTCTGAGAGTACCGAGTTCTTTCCCTGGAAGGCCAGCATACTCGTCCTTAAGCTTGTGCTTCAGCCTGTATATCACATACCCCTACAGACAATTCACACGATTCAAATTCCACGCAAACATTGCAAGAAGTGATCCTCAAAATGCATTCAAGAACACACAGAATTGTCCGAAGAAATGATTCCAATTGGCCGTCATTACCTGGCTGGGCACGACATGGTAGGTCTTGAACGGCCTGACCCTGAGGTCCTTGCCGAGCTCGTACTCCTCCCCTACCTCGAGCGGCACGAGCTTGTGGTCGAGGTCAGACTGGTCCATGGCTCGGTGGACCTCGAAGAGCTTCCGCACGAGGTCCGCAAGGCATGCGGGGATGAAGACGGTGGGCGGGCGCATCCTCCTGCGACCCCGCGTGGCGACGTACAGGGGGAGGCCCCCAATGTGGTCCATGTGCGCatgggagatgaagaggaggtCCTGCGAGACGGCGAACGGCGGACAGCGGCCAATGTCGAAAGCGAGGTTGAGGGAGGGGAACATGACGCATGTCTCATGCCCAGCGATCGAGATGCCCTCCACGGAGTAGCCCTCGATCTCAACCCGCTGCATTGCCCTCGGCCGTGTGGGAGCAGAGGTTGAGATCACCGCTGACTCATCAGCGGCCGCCGCTGACTTGCTGCCCTTCGCCATGCCGCTGCCACTGGCAGGACCTAGGGTTTGAACCTAGGGTATGCCTATCCAATAATTCCAATATGAAATACAGTATAAGTCTATAACGCAATGCACAACCCATTAACACAACTACATAATAACATAAAGTACGAAACAGATTGAAAAGGCGTGGTCCAGGCTTGGCCACTGCACCCTGGGGTTCTAGGACCGCGACCTGGCGCTGCTCCGACCCAGGCACTGATGGCCCTTGGCGCGCCATCTGCCTCCTACGATGCCAACTTCAACGCCAGCGCCTCTAGCATCCCGCCGGCCTTGTTTCCGTGAAACGGCATGCCGGCGCAGCAGCCGTACGGTGGTGGTTCCAGCGAATGGTTCTAGGACATAGGGGCTTTGTCTCATATGGCTTCCAACTCTAGTATTCTTTCCTCCTCCCCGCTTGCTGTTTTGCGTCAAATTATTGTCAGCAATGGCACATCGTTTCCTGCTTCTCTTCTGGCCGCTCTCTTGTGCCTACTGTCGCAGCTCCTCTTCACTTGAACAATGTCCTCGTTGATCCACATTTGATTAAAAATCTTATCTCTGTTCGTGCACTAACATGTGATAATCTTGTGTCTGTTGAATTTGATCCTTGGGGTTTCTCCATCAAGGATTTGCGCACCAAGATGGCTCTCCTCCGATGTAATTCTTCAAGTGATATTTATCCTCTACACAACAAGAATGCTCGACCACACTCCGGAGATCATCAAGCCCTTCATGCATATCACACCACAGAGCTCTGGCATGCTAGGCTTGGTCACCCCGGCACTGCTAGTCTTCATCGCATCTTGAATACATTTGGTTTTTCATGCTCCAAGTCTGACACTCATACATGCCATGCCTGTCGTCTTAGCAAGCACGTACGGCTGCCATTCTTTGAGTCCACTCATGTTGCTTCCTTTCCATTTCAACTCTTGCATTGTGATGTATGGACGAGTCCAATAATCAGCAATTCTGGATACAAATATTATCTTGTGATGTTGGATGATTATTCTCACTTTGCCTGGACCTTTCCTTTACGCCACAAGTCTAATGTTCTTCCTGCTATCATAGCCTTCCATGCATTTGTGTGCACGCAATTTAAACTGTCTATCATGTGCTTGCAAACTGACAATGGCAGGAAGTTCGACAATTCCGCGTCCAGGGCGTTCTTCGCAGCTCATGGCATTGTGCTGCGCCTCACCTGTCCCTGTACGTCTCAGCAAAATAGGTGTGATGAACGTGTGCTTTGCACTCTCAATGACAGCGTGCGTGCTATGCTCTTTCACTCTTCTGTGCCAACCTCGTTCTGGCTTGACGCACTTGCCACAGCCACCTACATCCTGAACCACCGTCCATGTTGCCCCCGCCAGCACCATACCCCGTTCCCGTTCGAGCTGCTTTTCGACGTCCTTGCAACCTACGATCACCTCAGGATTTTTGGGTGTCTATGCTACCCAAACATTGCCGCTACATCCCCTCATAAGCTCACGTCACGCTCTCTCGCCTGCGTGTTCCTTGGCTACCCGACGGACCAAAAAGGCTACAAGTGCTACGATCCAGTTTCACGACACGTCTATTTCAATGAGTCGGTGTTTCCTTTTCAGCAGGACATGACGAcacgcgcagccgccgccggcacgaTCCACACCACCAACATCTTGCGCACTGCTCCTGTGCCCGCCGGTTCATCATCGCCATACTCCCCGTGCTGCAGCCGCACCACCATCGCCCTGTGCGTCACCCTCAGGTGGCGTCGTCTTGCTCGCATCTTACGGAGATGCCTCAACACCAGTCCCCACGTCGCCCACTATAGCTGCAGCACTCACCCCTCTTGCCACAGCTCCTACCGTGGTGGTTGCCCACGATCCAACTGCCGGAGCCGTTGCCACGCCCGAAGCCTCCGCATCTACCTCAGCGCCTCCAGCATTGCCGCCACCCGCGCCTCCAGCCACTCATCCGATGATCACCCGTGTGCCAAGGTGGGCATTCGCCTCCCCAACGCCAAGTACGCCAACGTCGCAACAGCTCCTTCCGCGCCTCTGTCTTCGGTACGTAGTGCTCTCCGCAATCCGGAATGGGCCTCGGCCATGCGTGATGAGTATGAGGCTTTGATCTCCAACAGCACATGGACTTTGGTTCTCTGGCCGCCTGGCGCAAATGTGAGCACTGGCAAATGGGTGTTTAAGAACAAGCTTCATCCAGATGGTACGCTGGAACACCGCAAAGCTCGATGGGTTGTTCGAGGATTCAATCAGCGCCGTCATTGATTTTCATCAAACCTTCTCACCAGTTGTCAAGCCAGCTTCCATCCGCACCGTCCTCCACCTTGCTGCTGCCCGGCGCTGGCCTGTTCACCAACTCAATGTCAAAAACGCATTCTTGCACGGCAACTTGGCCGAGCGTGTATATTGCCATCAGCCCGCAGAGTTCATCGACGTCGCGTATCCTGACCATGTGTGCCTCCTGGTCAAATCGTTGTACGGGCTTAAGCAAGCACCGCGTGCCTGGTTCGAGCGTCTCGATGGCCATCTTCGCAGCATCAGCTTCAAACCTACTGGCTCTGACAGCTCACTATTCGTCTACAAGTGTGATCATGCCGTCGCGTTCCTCCTTGTGTACGTCAATGACATCATCCTCACCGTGTCATCCGATGAGCTCCTCTAGAGCGTCATCAAGCAGCTCTAGTCGGAATTCGCTCTCAAGGATCTCGGCCCCCTCCGATTCTTCCTCGGTGTGCAGGTTCGGCGCGACGCCTCAGAGTTCTTCCTCACACAAGCACAGTACACTGAAGACATTCTTGATCGCGCAGGCATGGCGAATTGCAAGCCCGTTCCTACTCCGGTCGACACAAAGCCCAAGGTTTCCACCAACGACGGCGAGCTCCTGTCCGTCGCCACGTTCTACCACAGCATCGCCGGCGTGCTTCAATACCTGACGCTGACATGGCCTGACATCGCCTACGTCGTGAACCAGGCGTGCCTTCACATGCACACGCCGCGCGACGCCCACTGGAACCTCATCAAACAGGTGCTGCTTTACCTGCGAGGGACAATGAGAGGGACAATAACCGACAACATTCGTGTTTCGGCTTCCTCTTCCTGCGACCTCACAGTCTACTCCGACATCGACTGGGCTGGGTGCCCAGATACTCGCCGCTCGACATCAGGATACTGCATCTTCCTCGGCAACACCTTGGTCTCCTGGTCATCAAAGAGGCAGACCACCGTGTCTCGGTCCAGTGCAGAGGCGGAATACCGAGCAGTGGCGAACATGGCGGCCGGGTGTTGCTGGCTGCGAAGCCTGCTCCGCGAGCTGTACGTTCCAGTCGACAAGGCTATGGTGATCTACTGTGATAATGAGTTGGCTGTCTACCTCTCAGAAAACCCAGTTCATCACTGGAAAACGAAGCACGTGAGCTTGATATACATTTCGTACGCGAAAAGGTTCAGCTGGGGCACATGCGTGTCATTCAGGTTCCGTCTCGGCAGCAATTTGCAGATATCATGACCAAAGGTCTATCTACACCTTTGTTTCAGGAGTTCAAGTCCAGTTTGTGCGTCCGTGAACCTGGTTTAGGAAACCTAGTTTAGCTAGTCATGATCGGTTGTAAGTTTGTCAGTCTGTAACAGGTCCATAGGCACACCGTTTGTAATCCTGGTCAATCAGCCATACCCCTAGATTATAGGATCTTAGTTGCTCTCGCACTACTCCTGATCATGTATATGTATTGGCCGATTGACATCAATACAAGCTGAGTATACCTTACAACATGTTCAAAAGATTTCAGTATACCTTAGATCAACAAATTCAAATACTGAATCGCATTCATATGTTCTGAATCGCATTCATACCTTAGATCAACAAATTCAAATACTGAATCACATCCACACCAATTTCAGGCCAAGCTAAACAAATCTGCACTTGAAATTGACGAATTGAATTACGATGGCATATTCAAAAGGTTTCAATATACCTTAGATCAACCAAACTGAAATACTGAATCGCATTCATAAGTCAACTTTCACATCAATTTCAGGCTGGGCAAAGCAAATCTGCAATTGAATTTCCGAATTGAAGTGGACAGTAGAGTACTAGAGTAGTATGTAGTCCACTCACCAGTCACCAGTGATGCAGAGCGGAGCCTAAGGCGCTGGACTTCTGGAATTGGACGGCAACGCGGGGGGAGGCGCCGGTCGGGGGCCAGGCGGCCAGCGCGAACGGCGACACGTCGGGGTcggggaggcgggcggcggtggccccGCGCTCGTGCACTGCTAGAGTCCTGGAGGAGCGGAGGACGGCGCGGATGGGGCCTGGACTtcgggactcggggtcgggcgggcggcgcgtggcggcgtctccgtcgccgccgtgcgGAGCGGTGTCGCGGGATGGGGGAGGGGCCGATAGAGACGCGTCTCGTGCGagtgggggcggcggtggcgggccgccggcgaggggatgGGGAGAGGCTTTTGGGGTTTTGGCGTGGCGCTCTTTGCGGGAAGGCCCCTGACGAAAAAGCTTCAGGGGGTGTTGGTTGTTCAGGACaacctaaaatttctgtcacgtCAActgtttaggtactaattaaaaatataaatattaaaatatagactaattataaaatcaattgcacatatAAGATTAATTTACAAGATGAATCTACgaagcctaattagtttatgatttgataatatgatgctacagtaaccatttgctaacgatgaattaattaggtttaatagattcatctcgtgaattagcctccatctatgtaattagttttataattagtttatatttagttCTTATAATTAAtattcgaatattcgatgtgacagaaattagattttagttcatgatacCAAACGCCCCCGAACGTGTACCTTCTCAGGTTGAAACCCCAACCAGAAAGCACACGAGCGTGCCCTGTCCGGCACTCGCCACTCGCCAGCTACTGCAATCCATCTCCCGTGTTGATCGGATCGCAGCATGCGGATGGAGTCCGCAGAAATTTCACGCAGCTCACTAGCTCACCAAAATCGAGCGTTGATCTAGGCAAGGCTTATCTGGTTTGGATCCTGAGAAAGTTGCCTGATCCAGGTAACAATCTAAGTGTTGGATTCGCCTGAGGTTGGATGGTGCTGCTTGGGCAGCGAGGGCAGCAACCAAACGAGTCCTAGAGCTTGTTTGCTTGTAGCCTCCATCTGCTGGCTGGACCGTATAGCAGCCGTCGATTATGTTGGTCTAAGGCTAGGATTGTTGCCTGGGAGCAGCTACCTGGCTTAGGACGCCATATGCAAATCGACGCTCGAAAATTGGACGGTTTGACCACGGGTGAGAGGAGGGGCGTCGCAAGTTGATGAGGACGCAGAggcatggaggaggaggatcgcTGGTGGAGATAGTGTGGAACTTCTCTGATTGCATCCCATTTTCCTGCAGCCTACAACGTCGACTacggccgtgtttagttggggaatttgggaggtgccaaattactgttacagcactgtagcacactgtagcgtttcgtttgtatttgtgaattattgtccaaatattgactaattaggctcaaaagattcgtctcgcaaagtacaacaaaactgtgcaattagtttttaatttcatctacatttagtactccatgcatgtaccgcaagtttgatgtgatggggaatcttctttttgcatagtgtcaaagttgggagttgggagtaactaaacatggcctacaCTGAGATCCGGTACTGCAAGTTAGCACTCCACGCGATCTGGGCCGTCCATTTTTAGCGATGCACGGACAGGATCGGGCGCTACGGTAATTCCTGCTACAGTGTTCGGCGGCACAGTACCACATGCAGTACACGATGGCCGTACTGGTGCCTGCAACTGTGCAAGTGCAAGATggccgtgctgccgccgccgcgtc contains:
- the LOC101776377 gene encoding nuclear ribonuclease Z isoform X2, with product MAKGSKSAAAADESAVISTSAPTRPRAMQRVEIEGYSVEGISIAGHETCVMFPSLNLAFDIGRCPPFAVSQDLLFISHAHMDHIGGLPLYVATRGRRRMRPPTVFIPACLADLVRKLFEVHRAMDQSDLDHKLVPLEVGEEYELGKDLRVRPFKTYHVVPSQGYVIYRLKHKLKDEYAGLPGKELGTLRKSGVEITNTVSTPEIAFTGDTMSDFILDPDNADVLKAKILVVESTYIDDSKSIEDAREKGHTHLSEDIDVAINRLPPPFRSRVYALKEGF
- the LOC106804189 gene encoding uncharacterized protein LOC106804189; protein product: MANCKPVPTPVDTKPKVSTNDGELLSVATFYHSIAGVLQYLTLTWPDIAYVVNQACLHMHTPRDAHWNLIKQVLLYLRGTMRGTITDNIRVSASSSCDLTVYSDIDWAGCPDTRRSTSGYCIFLGNTLVSWSSKRQTTVSRSSAEAEYRAVANMAAGCCWLRSLLRELYVPVDKAMVIYCDNELAVYLSENPVHHWKTKHVSLIYISYAKRFSWGTCVSFRFRLGSNLQIS
- the LOC101775972 gene encoding pectate lyase, whose product is MERLRWSRPGSLLVLAAAFLASAAASSATSIADWDEHWQKRRELAEASAREAYKPDPFNVTNSFNAAVHRSTSPRREMREKKKKSNGPCRATNPIDKCWRCRKNWATDRQRLARCARGFGRAATGGLGGKIYVVTDPTDADVVNPRPGTLRWGAIQPGPLWIIFARSMIIQLSQELLVSSDKTIDGRGAQVHIANGGGITVQFARNVIIHGLHVHDVKHTDGGLMRDSPTHMGPRTKADGDGISLFGATDVWIDHISMSNCEDGLIDVVQSSTGVTISNCHFTNHNDVMLFGASDSYPQDQVMQITVAFNHFGRGLVQRMPRCRWGFFHVVNNDYTHWLMYAIGGSNAPTIISQGNRYIAPPNIAAKLITKHYADEGVWKNWVWHTEDDLFMNGAVFQPSGGAVPRKINKKEWVKPKPGSYVTRLTRFSGTLSCIPGRKC
- the LOC101776377 gene encoding nuclear ribonuclease Z isoform X1, which codes for MAKGSKSAAAADESAVISTSAPTRPRAMQRVEIEGYSVEGISIAGHETCVMFPSLNLAFDIGRCPPFAVSQDLLFISHAHMDHIGGLPLYVATRGRRRMRPPTVFIPACLADLVRKLFEVHRAMDQSDLDHKLVPLEVGEEYELGKDLRVRPFKTYHVVPSQGYVIYRLKHKLKDEYAGLPGKELGTLRKSGVEITNTVSTPEIAFTGDTMSDFILDPDNADVLKAKILVVESTYIDDSKSIEDAREKGHTHLSEIASLSDKLENKAILLNHFSNRYTAEDIDVAINRLPPPFRSRVYALKEGF